One window from the genome of Anaerolineae bacterium encodes:
- a CDS encoding carbohydrate ABC transporter permease, whose translation MYLLLTALSAVLLLPLMYMFSTSLQVPGKELSVPPKWFPAPIMWRNYPDTFSVRPFHLYLRNTLIVVVGAASGTLLTASMAGYAFARLRFTGRSVLFGITLMTMMLPYIVTMIPTFIIFRSLGWINTLYPLFVPAWFGGGAFNIFLFRQFFMTLPYELDEAARIDGAGFFRIYARVLAPISQPVFATVAIFSFISHWNEFMGPLIYLNSRHWFTLALGLQTFRSEYEVRWANIMVASTLMTVPCLLVFFFFQRYFLRGVVMSGISGR comes from the coding sequence ATGTACCTGCTGCTCACCGCCCTGTCCGCGGTACTGCTACTACCGCTCATGTACATGTTCAGTACCTCACTTCAAGTGCCCGGCAAGGAGCTGAGCGTGCCCCCCAAGTGGTTTCCGGCGCCCATCATGTGGCGGAACTACCCGGACACGTTTTCGGTTCGTCCCTTTCACCTCTATCTTCGGAACACCCTGATCGTGGTGGTGGGTGCCGCCTCCGGTACCTTGCTGACGGCGAGCATGGCTGGCTATGCCTTCGCCCGCCTCCGTTTCACCGGACGAAGTGTGCTCTTCGGCATCACACTCATGACCATGATGCTTCCCTATATCGTCACAATGATCCCAACGTTCATCATCTTCCGCAGCCTGGGCTGGATCAACACGCTGTATCCTCTCTTCGTACCCGCCTGGTTCGGCGGAGGCGCGTTCAACATCTTCCTGTTCCGTCAGTTCTTCATGACTCTGCCCTACGAGCTGGACGAAGCTGCCCGCATTGACGGCGCTGGGTTCTTCCGCATATACGCCAGAGTGCTTGCCCCTATCTCCCAACCCGTCTTCGCCACCGTGGCCATCTTCTCCTTCATATCTCACTGGAACGAGTTCATGGGACCCCTCATCTACCTGAACAGCCGTCACTGGTTCACCCTCGCCCTAGGCCTACAGACCTTTCGCAGCGAGTACGAGGTGCGCTGGGCCAATATCATGGTAGCCTCTACGCTGATGACCGTACCGTGCCTGCTGGTCTTCTTCTTCTTCCAGCGCTACTTCTTGCGCGGCGTGGTCATGTCGGGCATCTCCGGCAGGTGA
- a CDS encoding NAD(+)/NADH kinase, whose amino-acid sequence MNPDRTHRLGILHHPKLPHSLDLAEDVALFLRERGHAAWIGSSWDPEGVTERLAGTDVIITLGGDGTILRAARVCAAASVPILGVNLGRLGYLAELEPGSWRRGLEEMLAGGHWIEERMMLISEHWRREQVLGSFPSLNEVVVGRGRLARVVRIVANVDGAEVARYVADGLIASTPTGSTAYAFAAGGPIMPPTIRNILLVPIAPMFGLARPVVLSQGAIVRLTVETDHEAILTVDGQLEVPLESGDEVTVRAADYVARFVRLRPPSYFYQSLSTRLRCL is encoded by the coding sequence GTGAATCCTGACCGTACTCACCGGCTCGGCATCCTCCATCACCCCAAGCTGCCTCATTCCCTGGACCTGGCGGAGGACGTCGCCTTATTCCTGCGTGAGCGGGGCCATGCAGCGTGGATTGGCTCGTCCTGGGATCCCGAAGGTGTCACCGAGCGCCTGGCCGGCACGGACGTCATCATCACCCTGGGAGGGGACGGCACCATCCTCCGGGCCGCTCGCGTGTGCGCTGCTGCCTCCGTGCCCATCCTGGGGGTGAACCTGGGGCGTCTGGGCTACCTGGCCGAGCTCGAGCCGGGCAGCTGGCGCCGAGGGCTCGAGGAGATGTTGGCCGGTGGCCACTGGATCGAAGAGCGGATGATGCTCATCTCGGAGCACTGGCGGCGGGAGCAGGTTCTAGGGAGCTTCCCTTCGCTGAACGAAGTGGTGGTCGGCCGGGGCCGGCTGGCCCGCGTGGTCCGGATCGTCGCCAACGTGGATGGCGCCGAGGTGGCCCGCTACGTCGCCGACGGGCTTATCGCCTCCACGCCCACCGGCAGCACCGCCTACGCCTTCGCTGCCGGGGGGCCCATCATGCCTCCCACCATCCGCAACATCCTGCTGGTACCTATCGCCCCCATGTTCGGGCTGGCTCGACCGGTGGTGCTCAGCCAGGGAGCCATCGTCCGACTGACCGTCGAGACCGACCACGAGGCCATACTTACGGTGGACGGCCAGCTGGAGGTTCCCCTGGAAAGCGGCGATGAGGTTACCGTGCGTGCGGCAGATTACGTGGCCCGCTTCGTCCGCTTGCGGCCGCCTTCGTACTTCTACCAGTCCCTCTCCACCCGGCTCCGCTGCTTGTGA
- a CDS encoding type II toxin-antitoxin system VapC family toxin, producing the protein MVRVVADTHALIWYLLGAPRLSATALGSLRGLATIAGAIGVPSVSIVEMVYLEEKGRIPALALSMLQENLAQEGAALRVIPIGYEIALAVRQVPRTQVPDMPDRIIAATALHLGAPLISRDRRIKVPGVETIW; encoded by the coding sequence ATGGTCCGGGTCGTGGCGGACACGCACGCTCTGATCTGGTACTTGCTTGGTGCTCCGCGCCTGTCTGCCACGGCCTTGGGCAGCCTTCGGGGCCTGGCAACCATAGCGGGGGCGATAGGTGTGCCCAGCGTCAGCATCGTCGAGATGGTCTACCTGGAGGAGAAAGGGCGCATCCCCGCCCTGGCGCTTTCGATGCTGCAGGAGAACCTCGCTCAGGAGGGGGCAGCTCTCAGAGTGATACCCATCGGGTATGAGATCGCGCTCGCAGTTCGGCAGGTCCCTAGGACCCAGGTGCCGGACATGCCCGACCGTATCATCGCCGCCACGGCTCTCCACCTCGGGGCGCCGCTGATCAGCCGAGACCGCAGGATCAAGGTGCCCGGTGTAGAGACAATATGGTGA
- a CDS encoding histidine--tRNA ligase — MYQAPRGTQDILPEDQPYWEFLRSTATDVCRRYGFERLDTPIFEETSLFVRGVGEGTDIVEKEMYSFQDKGGSDITLRPEFTAGVVRAYLEHGMHTRPQPVKVFSIGPAFRYERPQAGRFRQFHQLNVEAIGEQDPMVDVEIVSVMWSFFEILGFSGLHLQLNNIGCPACRPAYLEALRRYYQAHLAEVCPDCLRRLERSPLRLLDCKAEQCQPLIAEAPKSTDYLCPECAMHFDRLRGYLKALDRPYQLNHRLVRGLDYYTKTVFEVWAEGIGAQNAICGGGRYDGLAEELGGRPTPGIGVAAGLERLVALLRQQRLPVPLPPRPFAYLIHVGASSDGREPARVAAVRLSEQLRARAILTEIAFGERSLRSQMRSADRSGARWAVILGEEELGQGVAALRSLANSEQVHVPLDRVVDWLSERAQRQ; from the coding sequence ATGTACCAGGCGCCCCGGGGCACTCAGGACATCCTGCCCGAGGATCAACCCTATTGGGAGTTCCTCCGCTCCACCGCCACCGACGTGTGTCGCCGCTACGGCTTCGAGCGCCTCGACACCCCCATCTTCGAAGAGACATCCCTGTTCGTCCGCGGCGTGGGTGAGGGCACCGACATCGTCGAGAAGGAGATGTACTCCTTCCAGGACAAGGGCGGCAGCGACATCACCCTCCGCCCCGAGTTCACTGCCGGCGTCGTCAGAGCGTACCTCGAGCACGGCATGCACACCCGCCCTCAGCCCGTCAAGGTGTTTAGCATAGGGCCCGCCTTCCGCTACGAGCGCCCTCAGGCCGGCCGGTTTCGCCAGTTCCACCAGCTCAACGTCGAGGCCATCGGCGAGCAGGATCCCATGGTTGACGTTGAGATCGTGTCCGTCATGTGGTCCTTCTTCGAGATCCTGGGCTTCAGCGGGCTACACCTGCAGCTCAACAATATCGGCTGCCCCGCCTGCCGCCCGGCGTACTTAGAGGCGCTGCGACGCTACTACCAGGCCCACCTGGCCGAAGTCTGCCCCGATTGCCTCCGCCGGTTGGAGCGCAGCCCCCTCCGGCTGCTCGACTGCAAGGCCGAGCAGTGCCAGCCTCTGATCGCCGAGGCGCCCAAGAGCACGGACTATCTCTGCCCCGAGTGCGCCATGCACTTCGACCGCCTGCGGGGCTACCTGAAGGCACTGGACCGGCCCTATCAGCTTAACCACCGGCTGGTGCGCGGCCTGGACTACTACACCAAAACGGTGTTCGAGGTCTGGGCCGAAGGCATCGGAGCCCAGAACGCCATATGCGGCGGCGGTCGCTACGACGGGCTGGCCGAGGAGCTCGGCGGTCGTCCTACGCCGGGCATCGGCGTGGCTGCCGGCCTGGAGCGCCTGGTGGCCCTCCTAAGACAACAGCGCCTCCCCGTGCCCCTGCCGCCGCGCCCATTCGCCTACCTGATTCACGTCGGTGCGTCGAGTGACGGCCGCGAGCCGGCGCGGGTGGCCGCGGTCCGGCTGAGCGAGCAGCTCCGTGCCCGTGCCATACTGACCGAGATCGCCTTCGGCGAGCGCAGCCTGCGGTCCCAGATGAGGTCGGCCGACCGGTCCGGCGCCCGCTGGGCTGTCATTCTGGGGGAAGAAGAGCTGGGCCAGGGCGTGGCCGCTCTAAGATCCCTGGCCAATTCGGAGCAGGTGCACGTCCCCCTCGATCGTGTGGTGGACTGGCTCTCGGAGCGGGCGCAGCGCCAGTGA
- a CDS encoding sugar ABC transporter permease, whose amino-acid sequence MAAAYTMLAPWIGGIILFVVGPVIASFVLAFTDWDLLNPPQFVGLGNFREMLKSDVYIPKSLGNTAFYTFLGVPLQLATALGMAVLLNQNLAGIRFYRTAFYVPSVTPAVANAILWILIYNPEFGIANYVLGVFGLGPVRWLADSTVAKPAFIIMSLWGVGGTMVIYLAGLQGIPDYLYEAADIDGAGPLQRFRNVTLPLLTPTIFFTTIMGIIGSFQVFSAAYIMTNGGPNNATLFYVLYLYRNAFQYLRMGYASSMAWVLFVIIALFTYLQFAASGRWVYYEGELRS is encoded by the coding sequence ATGGCGGCCGCTTACACCATGTTGGCCCCGTGGATCGGCGGAATCATCCTTTTCGTCGTGGGCCCGGTCATCGCCTCCTTCGTCCTCGCGTTTACTGACTGGGACCTGCTGAACCCGCCTCAGTTTGTCGGTCTGGGCAACTTCCGGGAGATGCTCAAGAGCGACGTCTACATCCCTAAGTCGCTCGGCAACACGGCCTTCTACACCTTTCTGGGTGTGCCGCTGCAGTTGGCCACCGCCCTGGGCATGGCTGTACTTCTGAACCAGAATCTGGCGGGCATCCGATTCTACCGGACGGCCTTCTACGTACCCTCAGTTACCCCAGCCGTGGCCAACGCCATCCTCTGGATCCTCATCTACAATCCTGAGTTCGGCATCGCTAACTATGTCCTGGGCGTTTTCGGCCTAGGGCCAGTGCGCTGGCTGGCCGATTCCACCGTCGCCAAACCGGCCTTCATCATCATGAGCCTGTGGGGAGTAGGCGGCACCATGGTGATCTACCTTGCCGGGCTGCAGGGGATACCCGACTACCTCTACGAGGCAGCAGACATCGATGGAGCTGGCCCTCTCCAGCGATTCCGAAACGTCACCCTCCCTCTGCTGACACCCACCATCTTCTTCACCACTATCATGGGCATTATTGGCTCCTTCCAGGTGTTCTCCGCCGCCTACATCATGACCAACGGTGGTCCGAACAACGCCACTTTGTTCTACGTGCTCTACCTCTACCGCAACGCCTTCCAGTACCTGCGCATGGGCTATGCCTCCTCTATGGCCTGGGTGTTGTTTGTCATCATTGCCCTGTTCACTTACCTGCAGTTCGCCGCCAGCGGACGCTGGGTCTATTACGAGGGCGAGCTTCGCAGCTGA
- a CDS encoding sugar ABC transporter substrate-binding protein: protein MKRLTRRDMLRGLVGATGVGILAACAGTPAPAAPAAGEGTAAAPAAEAPPQAGEKIHMVHSEWGDPESAWGKYYAHYIQKFQELHPNVSIEYQSVPWADYHTKLLTQIAGGTAPDTFAHSNVYYPKFIAKGGALEIQPFIDANPDFGIEDFLPTSLRLSTYKGKLYGMPHISSAWVRIYNKEKFQELGITDPNEQDAKREWTWETFLDAATKATVRDSSGKAESLGFGAPGLDYLTCHQWMWQNNGNMLSQPDMREFAGNSEESAEAVQFQGDLINKYRVSPAAGEILVDTVSDFNNGRILMFDSWANMDYLGFAQFDHGDIVYPAAGKTRITILHTNSLGIYSRTKYPDTAWEFIALMTSPEGDLDQVNFGGGIVLRQSNLPKMTEINRTKYHVDHPEVVEEVIATGRTYDITEMYSEITTIYNAAMDQVTNGERPAKDVLEEIKPQIDAELAKIEA from the coding sequence ATGAAGCGTCTTACCCGCCGCGATATGCTGAGAGGCCTCGTTGGGGCCACCGGAGTCGGTATTCTCGCGGCCTGTGCGGGCACACCCGCTCCGGCCGCCCCGGCTGCCGGAGAAGGCACGGCGGCCGCGCCGGCCGCCGAGGCTCCCCCTCAGGCTGGCGAGAAGATCCACATGGTCCACAGTGAGTGGGGCGATCCGGAATCCGCCTGGGGCAAGTACTACGCCCACTACATCCAGAAGTTCCAGGAGCTTCATCCCAACGTCTCCATCGAGTACCAGTCGGTGCCGTGGGCCGACTACCACACCAAACTGCTCACCCAGATCGCCGGTGGTACTGCGCCCGACACCTTCGCCCACAGCAACGTCTACTACCCCAAGTTCATCGCCAAGGGCGGCGCCTTGGAAATCCAGCCGTTCATTGATGCCAACCCGGACTTCGGCATCGAGGACTTCCTACCTACCTCCCTTCGCCTGAGCACCTACAAGGGCAAGCTCTACGGCATGCCCCATATCTCCAGCGCCTGGGTGCGCATCTACAACAAGGAGAAGTTCCAGGAGCTCGGCATAACGGACCCGAATGAGCAGGACGCGAAAAGGGAATGGACCTGGGAGACCTTCCTCGACGCCGCTACCAAGGCTACCGTCCGCGACTCGTCCGGCAAGGCGGAGTCTCTGGGCTTCGGTGCCCCTGGGCTGGATTACCTCACCTGCCATCAGTGGATGTGGCAGAACAACGGTAACATGCTTTCTCAGCCCGACATGAGGGAGTTCGCGGGCAACTCCGAGGAATCGGCCGAGGCAGTCCAGTTCCAGGGAGACCTCATCAACAAGTACAGAGTCTCGCCGGCTGCAGGCGAGATCCTTGTGGACACCGTGTCGGACTTCAATAACGGCCGCATTCTTATGTTCGATAGTTGGGCGAATATGGACTACCTTGGCTTCGCCCAGTTCGACCACGGTGACATCGTCTACCCGGCCGCGGGCAAGACCCGCATTACAATTCTCCACACTAACTCCCTCGGTATCTACTCCAGAACGAAGTATCCTGACACCGCGTGGGAGTTCATCGCCCTCATGACCAGCCCTGAAGGCGACTTGGACCAGGTTAACTTCGGCGGTGGCATCGTGCTGCGTCAGTCCAACCTGCCCAAGATGACCGAGATCAACCGCACCAAGTACCACGTTGACCATCCCGAGGTGGTCGAGGAAGTGATCGCTACCGGCCGCACCTACGACATAACCGAGATGTACAGCGAGATAACCACCATCTACAACGCAGCCATGGACCAGGTCACCAACGGTGAGCGGCCGGCAAAGGACGTCTTGGAAGAGATCAAGCCTCAGATAGACGCCGAGCTAGCGAAGATCGAGGCCTAA
- a CDS encoding dipeptidase, whose product MPDTINQARDIALAVLSPSKRDIEHGLELHRHSVVVDAYGFAPRAAVDGDALRTAVKAGASEPEIRDMVENMTMTREVSDPAERDEFIRAWTESGVTCIVQNAGEESQAIKTLIKRLARFIYVTDAIPDFVVKATGPADIIAAKEQGKQCFYLSLNGVPLAEEWRSMDEELRYIETFFQFGCRIMHLTYNRRNMIGDGCMEPANAGLSDFGRAVVREMNRVGVIVDVAHSGWRTSLEAAQTSQAPMVASHSSAVALNAHPRGKPDEVIRAIADTGGYVGVCCVPHFLGRTRDIAALLDHIEYMACQFGSDHVAIGTDTAHTSANYEAQMAKVPERRTGRPTWEQFWPDGTRDDASPEERWRQRLSLAWTNWPLFTVGLVQRGFSDDDIQKIIGGNVLRVADAVLKASENRPV is encoded by the coding sequence ATGCCAGACACCATCAACCAGGCCCGAGACATCGCTCTCGCCGTCCTGTCGCCCAGCAAGCGCGACATCGAGCATGGCCTCGAGCTGCACCGTCACTCAGTGGTCGTAGATGCCTACGGATTCGCCCCCCGCGCCGCTGTTGACGGCGACGCCCTCCGAACGGCCGTCAAGGCCGGTGCATCTGAGCCGGAGATTCGCGACATGGTCGAGAACATGACCATGACCCGCGAGGTCTCCGACCCCGCTGAGCGCGACGAGTTCATTCGTGCCTGGACCGAATCGGGAGTCACCTGCATCGTCCAGAACGCCGGGGAGGAGAGCCAAGCTATCAAGACCCTTATCAAGCGCCTGGCCCGCTTCATCTACGTGACTGATGCCATACCCGACTTCGTGGTCAAGGCCACTGGCCCGGCAGACATCATCGCGGCCAAGGAGCAGGGCAAGCAGTGCTTCTACCTCAGCCTGAACGGTGTCCCGCTGGCAGAGGAATGGCGCTCTATGGATGAGGAGCTCCGCTACATCGAGACCTTCTTCCAGTTCGGCTGCCGTATCATGCACCTGACCTATAACCGCCGGAACATGATCGGTGATGGCTGCATGGAGCCAGCAAACGCCGGCCTGAGCGACTTCGGACGAGCTGTGGTGAGAGAGATGAACCGAGTGGGCGTGATCGTGGATGTGGCCCATTCCGGGTGGCGGACCAGCCTGGAGGCCGCCCAGACCTCGCAGGCCCCCATGGTCGCCAGTCACTCCAGCGCCGTGGCCCTGAACGCGCACCCTCGGGGCAAACCTGACGAGGTGATTCGCGCCATCGCCGACACCGGCGGCTACGTGGGCGTGTGCTGCGTGCCCCACTTCCTCGGCCGAACCCGGGACATCGCCGCGCTGCTCGACCACATCGAGTACATGGCCTGCCAGTTCGGCTCCGACCACGTGGCCATCGGCACCGACACCGCCCACACCTCGGCGAACTACGAGGCCCAGATGGCGAAGGTCCCCGAGCGCCGTACCGGCCGCCCCACCTGGGAGCAGTTCTGGCCCGACGGTACCCGCGACGATGCGAGCCCGGAGGAGCGATGGCGCCAGCGGCTCAGCCTGGCGTGGACCAACTGGCCCCTCTTCACCGTCGGCCTCGTCCAGCGCGGCTTCTCCGACGACGACATCCAGAAGATCATCGGCGGCAACGTCCTCCGGGTCGCAGATGCCGTCCTGAAGGCAAGCGAGAACCGCCCCGTGTAG
- a CDS encoding uroporphyrinogen-III decarboxylase-like protein, with protein MPRETMTPKERWLAVLQRQKPDRIPMDYWATQEATDKLMRHLGTSSMRELYRRLHIDKVITVGPLLIGGTEGPRYVGPRTEEGTDVFGCRTRPVDYGTGVYDEVVYHPLAQYNSVDEIEANYHWPEHDWWDYSGIADQVKGWEDYPIQGGGSEPFLIYKSLRGMEQAYMDLILHPDIVHYCLDKLFDLAYVRTQRVYEQLPGKVMLSYVAEDLGGQTGLLFSLAQIREFLLPRMKRMMDLAHQAGVYVFHHTDGAARDVIPDLIAIGIDVLNPIQWRCPGMEREGLKRDFGDRLVFHGAVDNQYTLAFGSVDEVRQEVLDNIRILGEGGGYIIAPCHNIQAVSPVDNVVALYETGYEHGWT; from the coding sequence ATGCCCAGAGAGACGATGACCCCCAAGGAGCGTTGGCTCGCAGTGCTGCAGCGCCAGAAGCCCGACCGCATCCCCATGGACTACTGGGCCACCCAGGAGGCCACCGACAAGCTCATGCGCCACCTGGGCACCTCGAGCATGCGCGAGCTCTACCGGCGCCTCCACATAGACAAGGTCATCACCGTGGGGCCCCTCCTCATCGGCGGCACCGAGGGACCCCGCTACGTGGGCCCCCGCACCGAGGAGGGCACGGACGTGTTCGGTTGCCGGACCCGCCCGGTGGACTACGGCACCGGCGTCTACGACGAGGTCGTGTACCACCCTCTGGCTCAGTACAACTCCGTGGACGAGATCGAGGCCAACTACCACTGGCCCGAGCACGACTGGTGGGACTACTCCGGCATAGCGGACCAGGTCAAGGGCTGGGAGGACTACCCCATCCAGGGCGGTGGCTCCGAACCCTTCCTCATCTACAAGAGCCTGCGCGGCATGGAACAGGCCTACATGGACCTGATCCTCCACCCCGACATCGTCCACTACTGCCTGGACAAGCTCTTCGACCTGGCCTACGTCCGCACCCAACGCGTCTACGAGCAGCTCCCGGGCAAGGTTATGTTGAGCTATGTGGCCGAGGATTTGGGTGGGCAGACGGGGCTACTCTTCTCTCTGGCTCAGATCCGGGAGTTTCTCCTCCCTCGGATGAAGCGCATGATGGACTTAGCTCATCAGGCCGGCGTCTACGTCTTCCACCACACCGACGGCGCCGCCCGCGACGTCATTCCCGACCTGATCGCGATCGGGATAGACGTGCTCAACCCGATTCAGTGGCGTTGCCCGGGCATGGAGCGCGAGGGCCTCAAGCGCGACTTCGGCGACCGGCTCGTGTTCCACGGGGCGGTGGACAACCAGTACACCCTCGCCTTCGGCAGCGTGGACGAGGTGCGGCAGGAGGTGCTGGACAACATCCGCATCCTGGGCGAGGGTGGTGGCTACATCATCGCCCCCTGCCACAACATCCAGGCCGTCAGCCCCGTGGACAACGTGGTGGCCTTGTATGAGACGGGCTACGAGCACGGCTGGACGTGA
- the recN gene encoding DNA repair protein RecN, protein MLSELTIRNFAIIDEVTVRLAPRLNILTGETGAGKSIIVDALAAVLGERTSADVVRGGESAALIEAFFELDDNLSARVRPLLEEEGLTGDDPTCLVLSREIRAEGRSLARVNGRMTAAAVVRQLGEMLVDIHGQTEHLSLLRVPEHLNFLDRYAHLTGLRSEMASLAGEVSRLRSQIAAIREDSQARERRLERLRYEVDEIAAARLAPQEEAELRAERTRLANAERLSELIGAAYEAVYAGSGDAPAAADLLGQALGWLSDLERIDASLKPQREQLEQLAEGLDDLARALRQYRDSVEYNPARLDQVEERLALIANLKRKYGATIPDILSYAQRAEAELAQLTGGEERLADLERRLEQVMAAAARIAAELSTRRHEAATQLAAAVEEQLADLAMEHARFQVGFTCEPDEQGLEVNGQKLAFDRTGVDRVEFLLAPNPGEPMRPLARIASGGENSRLMLALKTVLSQADDTGTLVFDEIDAGIGGRLGHVLGEKLAGLAANHQVLCVTHLPQLAAFADAHLRVGKEVIGDRTRTTVATLTREERLKELAAMLGGVTPTNLRSAGELLERVEAP, encoded by the coding sequence ATGCTATCGGAGCTTACAATCCGGAACTTCGCCATCATTGACGAGGTGACTGTACGCCTGGCTCCCCGCCTCAACATCCTCACCGGGGAGACGGGCGCGGGCAAGTCCATCATAGTGGATGCCCTGGCCGCCGTCCTGGGCGAGCGCACCTCGGCGGATGTAGTGCGCGGGGGCGAGAGCGCCGCTCTCATCGAAGCCTTCTTCGAGCTCGACGACAACCTGTCCGCTCGCGTGCGGCCCCTGCTGGAGGAGGAGGGACTCACTGGCGACGACCCCACCTGCCTGGTCCTCTCCCGTGAGATTCGCGCCGAGGGCCGCAGCCTGGCCCGCGTCAACGGCCGGATGACTGCCGCCGCCGTCGTTCGCCAGTTAGGCGAGATGCTGGTAGACATCCACGGCCAGACCGAGCACCTCTCCCTTCTTCGCGTCCCCGAGCACCTCAACTTCCTCGATCGTTACGCCCACCTGACTGGCTTGCGCTCGGAGATGGCGTCCCTTGCTGGCGAGGTCTCCCGTCTGCGCTCCCAGATTGCCGCCATCCGCGAGGACAGCCAGGCCAGGGAGCGGCGATTGGAGCGCCTGCGCTACGAGGTCGACGAGATCGCCGCGGCCCGGCTAGCCCCTCAGGAGGAGGCAGAACTCCGTGCCGAGCGTACCCGGCTGGCCAACGCAGAGCGCCTCAGCGAGCTGATTGGGGCGGCGTACGAGGCGGTGTACGCCGGCAGCGGGGACGCACCGGCCGCCGCTGACCTGCTGGGCCAGGCGCTGGGATGGCTTAGCGACCTGGAGCGCATTGACGCCTCCCTCAAGCCCCAACGGGAACAGCTTGAGCAGCTGGCCGAGGGCCTGGACGACTTGGCCCGCGCCCTGCGTCAGTACCGGGACTCGGTGGAGTACAACCCCGCCCGGCTGGATCAGGTCGAGGAGCGTCTGGCCCTGATCGCCAACCTCAAGCGCAAGTACGGCGCCACCATCCCCGACATCCTCTCCTACGCCCAGAGAGCCGAGGCAGAACTGGCCCAGCTCACCGGCGGCGAGGAGCGACTGGCAGACCTAGAGCGGCGACTGGAGCAGGTGATGGCCGCTGCCGCGCGAATCGCGGCAGAGCTGTCCACGCGTCGGCATGAGGCGGCCACCCAGCTGGCAGCAGCGGTGGAGGAACAACTCGCTGACCTGGCCATGGAGCACGCCCGTTTCCAAGTTGGCTTCACCTGCGAGCCGGACGAGCAGGGACTGGAGGTGAACGGCCAGAAGCTGGCCTTCGACCGTACTGGAGTGGATCGGGTCGAGTTCCTGCTGGCGCCCAACCCGGGCGAGCCCATGCGGCCCCTGGCGCGGATCGCCTCCGGCGGTGAGAACAGCCGACTGATGCTGGCCCTCAAGACGGTCCTATCTCAAGCAGACGACACTGGTACCCTCGTCTTCGACGAGATAGACGCGGGGATCGGCGGCCGTCTGGGCCACGTCTTAGGCGAGAAGCTGGCCGGTCTGGCCGCGAATCACCAGGTCCTGTGCGTGACCCACCTGCCCCAGCTGGCAGCCTTCGCCGACGCACACCTCAGAGTGGGGAAGGAAGTGATCGGCGATCGTACCCGCACTACGGTGGCCACGCTCACCCGCGAGGAGCGGCTGAAGGAGCTGGCAGCCATGCTGGGCGGCGTTACGCCCACCAACCTGCGCAGTGCCGGGGAACTGCTCGAGCGGGTAGAAGCTCCCTAG
- a CDS encoding amidohydrolase, with protein sequence MTRPHIVNFHEHPSPAVEQRCQDLGIDFAVLLPVGPDAALRARQMVHEHPTRYAAFHWVDMARDPDEEARRLRRAVARWGVKGVKFQPMDQHLYANDRRLYPIYEVCEELDLVVTWHMGVVYLGPYMYELGVPMLARYCDPIYLDEVAFDFPDLKLCIAHLGGNHMYTALILCEKHANVYLDTAFLGHFGPRFFPPTTPTALIEHAVRVVGADKVLYGSEGVTPEEVLDSALSDEDKAKVLGLNAVRLLGLDPDRTPRR encoded by the coding sequence ATGACCCGACCCCACATCGTCAACTTCCACGAGCACCCCTCCCCCGCCGTCGAGCAGCGCTGCCAGGACCTGGGTATTGACTTCGCCGTCCTCCTCCCCGTCGGCCCCGACGCGGCCCTGCGAGCCCGCCAGATGGTCCACGAGCACCCCACCCGCTACGCCGCCTTCCACTGGGTGGACATGGCCCGCGATCCGGACGAGGAGGCGCGCCGCCTCCGCCGGGCGGTGGCGCGCTGGGGCGTGAAGGGCGTCAAGTTCCAGCCCATGGACCAACACCTTTACGCCAACGATCGCCGCCTCTACCCCATCTACGAGGTCTGCGAGGAGCTCGACCTCGTCGTCACCTGGCACATGGGCGTGGTCTACCTGGGCCCGTACATGTACGAGCTGGGCGTGCCCATGCTCGCCCGGTACTGCGATCCCATTTACCTGGACGAGGTGGCCTTCGACTTCCCCGACCTCAAGCTATGCATCGCCCACCTGGGCGGCAACCATATGTACACCGCGCTCATCTTGTGTGAGAAGCACGCCAACGTGTACCTAGACACGGCCTTCCTCGGCCACTTCGGCCCTCGCTTCTTCCCCCCAACGACGCCCACAGCCCTCATCGAGCACGCCGTCCGCGTGGTCGGAGCAGACAAGGTGCTATACGGGTCCGAAGGGGTCACGCCGGAGGAGGTGCTGGATTCCGCCCTGAGTGACGAAGACAAGGCCAAGGTTCTCGGCCTCAATGCTGTCCGGCTGCTGGGGCTGGATCCGGATCGAACCCCACGCCGCTGA